The Bdellovibrionales bacterium DNA segment ATGGACAGTTTCAACGAGTTTGGATATAACGTACCCTTTTAAATTCTTGGGAGGCCCCATGTCTGAAGTACTACCGCTTACAATTCGCGGAAAAAAAATGTTGGAAGAAGAGCTGAGAAGGCTAATTCATGAGGAGCGCCCCTCTGTGATTCGCGCCATTGAAGAGGCACGAGCTCAGGGCGATATTAGTGAAAATGCGGAATATGACGCAGCTAAAGAACGTCAAGCGATGGTCGAAGGTCGTATTATTGAGGTGCAAGCTAAACTGGCAGGTGCTGAAGTGATCGATCCGTCAAAAATCGTCAGCGATCGCATTGTATTTGGCGCTCACATT contains these protein-coding regions:
- the greA gene encoding transcription elongation factor GreA translates to MSEVLPLTIRGKKMLEEELRRLIHEERPSVIRAIEEARAQGDISENAEYDAAKERQAMVEGRIIEVQAKLAGAEVIDPSKIVSDRIVFGAHIKVIDRDTDEEFKYQIVGVDEADVKQGYISVMSPIARAMIGKKKGDEVHVKSPKGDKEFEILDFYFE